The following are from one region of the Pocillopora verrucosa isolate sample1 chromosome 3, ASM3666991v2, whole genome shotgun sequence genome:
- the LOC136279408 gene encoding uncharacterized protein — protein sequence MVLSTTPFIGPLKQLKWGMDTIRYVSSTNCLGVTIDDKLSWSQHVALARSAFNAKVKMLRRINFLCTSILETFYYRIVIPSVLYGIAIWGSGSKLKDLEMIHIRAARLIHKIPNSFGDNDVLSKVGWMPLEYFYKLRILTITYNAYYNLGLREINCLVTKNSNSYNLRKSLNVVLNRPKTELGRRSFAHRSAVAWNALPDNVKDSPNLSIFKYNLKQSKQTVMNINFEKGGNVIQNMKPNFHYY from the coding sequence ATGGTCTTAAGTACTACCCCCTTCATAGGTCCTTTGAAACAGCTGAAGTGGGGTATGGACACCATTCGGTATGTGTCCTCCACCAATTGCCTTGGGGttacaattgatgataaactctcttggtctcAGCATGTTGCATTGGCTAGATCTGCATTTAAtgccaaagttaaaatgttgagacgtataaatttcctatgtacatctatcttggagactttttactataggatAGTTATACCAAGTGTTCTATATGGAATTGCAATTTGGGGGTCTGGATCCAAGCTTAAAGATCTAGAAATGATTCACATCAGGGCTGCCAGGCTAATTCATAAGATACCAAATAGTTTTGGGGATAATGATGTACTTTCTAAGGTTGGCTGGATGCctttagagtatttttataagctacgtatcttaactattacatataatgcttattataatttagggttgcgggaaattaattgtttggtgaccaagaactctaacagttataacctaaggaaatccctgaatgttgtacttaataggcccaaaaccgaattgggtcgtaggtcctttgctcatagatctgcagtagcatggaatgcacttcccgataatgttaaagattctccaaatttatctatttttaaatataacttaaaacaatccaagcaaactgttatgaatattaattttgaaaagggaggtaatgttatacaaaacatgaaaccaaattttcactattactaa
- the LOC136279394 gene encoding NLR family CARD domain-containing protein 3-like, translated as MDFLKESLAPRTFNKISYAVVLIWFVISVIFFGIFAEVENTESRYDFRCGGTKSENIDLIRGECFEKYQKQYNKYGVPVYGFVIINFLLIGIVCVIYSQIVKNAVDHLSSSSRNSDPESGQSRDQENPTGQTTNCGHKLFIAYCCQLSMRLVLGVLFILLQTQLLYPLKFSSSFECCLNSGTNQPRNSSNAAPNSTLHKCHNQRAIKKTFWMNAVLAVNGTFDAGILIEIVYILTQAWIERNFMQDSDFLKTHLNANYDKSHQERKEQEGRRQHEIVPLQLREPGNRPTRVELHQESQKQDDVLLQPREHERPPIQFELHQEPRKQDAVVPLQPRDQVVPHHVLKQPEETSGHDKPEQLQPFIARTKKIIREDTQYLYELQSPFRRPPGEEKEATDLTLDQIYTNLVIIPNRAQYNFTTDRQEQLKVYPRSRDEESHPKSLADLLNDKNKKVLIVGRPGIGKTLCCIKLLRDWAFEKVKSQIQFDAAFFVKFRRFNSADDLSLRELLTRSEHSTSDHLDDEVWNYILQHPKGVLILFDGFDEFKDNANMAVAPSHPGNIKDKMPLQILYQWLVTGKLLDDASIVTTTRPTALSGIAHLEFDKTFEILGFSTKQIQEYINKFTGDDKQAGETLWRHISSNMNLLSLCYVPVNSFIICSSLSQILQFESSASVTLPSKLTTIYKIAMKVFYFKHTKEFRDKHFTREDFLSDDLPSAVEGEFEKLGRVAFEGIKEGKLILGGNEVREMKDSALFHRLPDREHAALKDEKQFCFIHLTMQEFFAARHLTNNMKERELRNFVSEKIKNGKWQLVFQFLVGLMEEKNHLPSEIITDLLPVQTEEKKNEAEESEDKMVTCWPTKDEKDLAVTLLKCSYESNKMESIVQRKLQQINFNCVNFIDCHLTAVDCSSLETVIKNVQQISHLDLSFNNIGPLGSFEICKLLKFRKFQLSSLNLTRNQLTDEAAKYLAEAINSNNSQLRTLNLSENNISRIGARHLAEAINNNNCQLRTLNLSHNNISHIGTRHLAEAINNNNCQLRTLYLSASNISDFGARYLADAINNNSQLRTLNLSENNISEIGAQHLADAINNKNCQLRTLSLWNNDISDIGAQHLADAINNNNCQLHTLSLSENNISLIGAQHLAKAINNKNCQLRTLSLWNNDISDIGAQHLADAINNNNNCQLHTLNLSANNISHIGAQHLAEAINNNNCQLHTLNLTGNNISHIGAQHLAEAINNKNCQLRTLSLWNNDISDIGARHLADAINNNNNCQLHTLNLSENNISHIGAQHLAEAINNNCQLHTLNLSENNISHIGAQHLAKAINNNNRQLRTLSLSHNNISDIGAQHLAEAINNNNCQLHTLHLSYNHISDIGAQHLADAINNNNCHLHTLDLSNNNISHIGAQHLAEAIHNNNYQLRTLNLTTNQHITNAGKQKARKLLSDSRCKLLL; from the coding sequence ATGGATTTTCTCAAGGAATCACTTGCACCAAGAACCTTCAACAAAATTAGCTATGCCGTAGTTTTAATTTGGTTCGTGATCAGTGTAATTTTCTTTGGCATTTTTGCCGAAGTGGAAAATACCGAATCCAGGTACGATTTCCGTTGCGGTGGCACCAAGAGTGAAAACATTGACCTTATCCGTGGGGAATGTTTCGAAAAATACCAGAAGCAATACAACAAGTACGGTGTTCCTGTCTATGGCTTCGTGATCATCAATTTCCTCCTTATTGGAATTGTATGTGTTATCTACTCCCAAATAGTGAAAAACGCAGTCGATCATTTGTCGTCGAGCAGTCGTAACAGTGATCCAGAGAGCGGACAGTCGCGCGACCAAGAAAACCCAACAGGACAAACAACAAATTGCGGACACAAGCTTTTCATAGCTTACTGTTGTCAACTATCTATGAGACTTGTTCTAGGAGTTCTCTTCATATTGCTGCAAACTCAGTTGCTTTATCCTTTAAAGTTTTCCTCCTCGTTTGAATGTTGCTTGAACTCTGGAACCAACCAGCCGAGGAATTCATCGAACGCCGCCCCAAACAGTACTTTACACAAATGTCACAATCAACGAGCGATAAAGAAAACCTTTTGGATGAACGCTGTCCTTGCAGTGAATGGAACTTTTGACGCTGGCATTCTGATTGAAATCGTCTATATTTTGACACAGGCATGGATAGAAAGGAATTTTATGCAAGACTCAGACTTCCTAAAAACCCATCTAAATGCTAACTATGACAAGTCGCATCAAGAACGTAAGGAGCAAGAAGGAAGAAGACAACATGAAATTGTTCCACTACAGCTAAGAGAGCCGGGAAACCGTCCGACCCGGGTCGAGTTGCACCAAGAATCTCAAAAGCAGGATGATGTTCTACTTCAGCCAAGAGAACATGAACGTCCTCCGATCCAATTCGAGTTACACCAAGAACCTCGAAAACAAGATGCAGTTGTCCCACTACAGCCACGAGACCAAGTCGTGCCGCATCATGTTCTTAAACAGCCAGAAGAAACGAGCGGACATGATAAGCCTGAACAGCTTCAACCATTCATCGCACGAACGAAGAAAATCATTAGAGAAGACACTCAATACCTCTACGAACTCCAATCACCGTTTCGACGTCCTCCAGGCGAAGAAAAAGAAGCCACAGATTTGACTTTGGACCAGATTTATACAAACCTTGTGATCATTCCCAATAGGGCTCAGTACAACTTTACTACAGACAGACAAGAGCAACTCAAAGTTTATCCAAGGTCGCGCGACGAAGAATCACATCCGAAAAGCCTGGCAGACCTccttaatgataaaaataagaaagtatTGATTGTCGGTCGCCCCGGAATCGGCAAAACATTATGTTGTATCAAACTTCTCAGAGACTGGGCATTTGAGAAAGTCAAATCCCAAATCCAATTTGATGCTGCTTTCTTCGTAAAGTTCAGAAGATTCAACTCGGCAGACGACCTTAGCCTTAGGGAACTACTCACTCGGTCAGAACATTCCACCTCAGATCACCTGGATGATGAGGTCTGGAATTACATCCTGCAGCACCCTAAAGGTGTCCTCATACTTTTTGACGGATTTGACGAATTCAAAGATAACGCAAACATGGCCGTGGCGCCTTCTCATCCCGGAAACATTAAAGACAAGATGCCGCTACAAATCCTTTATCAGTGGCTTGTGACCGGGAAACTTCTTGATGATGCTTCAATTGTAACGACTACTAGACCTACGGCTTTGTCAGGCATCGCACATCTTGAGTTCGACAAAACCTTTGAAATCCTGGGGTTTTCAACCAAGCAAATTCAAGAGTACATCAACAAATTCACCGGAGATGACAAGCAAGCAGGCGAAACACTATGGCGACACATCAGCAGCAACATGAACTTACTTTCGCTCTGTTATGTCCCTGTGAACAGCTTCATCATATGCTCAAGTCTGTCACAAATATTGCAGTTCGAAAGTTCCGCTAGTGTTACCCTCCCTTCCAAATTAACCACGATATACAAGATTGCAAtgaaagtattttatttcaaacacacGAAAGAATTCCGCGATAAACATTTTACCCGCGAAGACTTTCTATCAGATGATTTGCCCTCGGCTGTGGAGGGGGAATTCGAGAAACTAGGAAGAGTGGCGTTTGAAGGaatcaaagaaggaaaactGATCCTTGGAGGAAACGAAGTACGCGAAATGAAAGACAGCGCCCTTTTTCACCGCTTACCCGACCGTGAACATGCCGCGTTAAAAGATGAGaaacaattctgtttcattcaccTTACGATGCAAGAGTTTTTCGCAGCGCGGCACCTGACAAACaacatgaaagaaagagaattaaggaactttgtttcagaaaaaatcaagaacggcaaatggcagctggtttttcagtttctggtGGGACTAATGGAGGAGAAAAACCACCTACCAAGCGAAATCATCACTGACCTTCTTCCTGTgcaaactgaagagaaaaaaaacgaagccgAAGAAAGCGAAGACAAAATGGTGACCTGCTGGCCGACTAAAGACGAAAAGGATTTAGCAGTGACATTGCTTAAATGTAGTTACGAAAGTAATAAGATGGAGTCGATAGTTCAgagaaaactacaacaaattaactttaattgtgTTAATTTTATTGATTGTCACCTCACAGCTGTTGATTGCTCTTCGTTAGAAACTGTAATtaagaatgttcaacaaatttcacatttagatttgAGTTTCAATAACATTGGTCCATTAGGTTCTTTTGagatttgtaaattgttaaaatttaggaaatttcAACTGAGCTCGTTAAACCTCACAAGAAATCAACTGACAGAtgaagcagcaaagtatttagctgaagccatcaacagcaacaacagtcagctacgcacgttaaacctctcagaaAATAATATCTCACGCATCGGAGCACGGCACTTGGCTGAAgctatcaacaacaacaactgtcagctacgcacgttaaacctctcacacaataacatctcacacattggaacacggcacttggctgaagctatcaacaacaacaactgtcagctacgcacatTATACCTCAGCGCAAGTAACATCTCAGACTTTGGAGCACGgtacttggctgacgccattaacaacaacagtcagctacgcacgttaaacctctcagaaaataacatctctgagattggagcacagcacttggctgacgctatcaacaacaaaaactgtcagctacgcacgttaagTCTCTGGAACAAtgacatctcagacattggagcacaacacttggctgacgccatcaacaacaacaactgtcagctacacacgttaagcctctcagaaaataacatctcactCATTGGAGCACAACACTTGgctaaagccatcaacaacaaaaactgtcagctacgcacgttaagTCTCTGGAATAAtgacatctcagacattggagcacagcacttggctgacgccatcaacaacaacaacaactgtcagctacacacgttaaacctctcagcaaataacatctcacacattggagcacagcacttggctgaagccatcaacaacaacaactgtcagctacacacgttaaacctcacaggaaataacatctcacacattggagcacagcacttggctgaagccatcaacaacaaaaactgtcagctacgcacgttaagTCTCTGGAATAAtgacatctcagacattggagcacggcacttggctgacgccatcaacaacaacaacaactgtcagctacacacgttaaacctctcagaaaataacatctcacacattggagcacagcacttggctgaagccatcaacaacaactgtcagctacacacgttaaacctctcagaaaataacatctcacacattggagcacaacacttggctaaagccatcaacaacaacaaccgtcagctacgcacgttaagcctctcacacaataacatctcagacattggagcacagcacttggctgaagccatcaacaacaacaactgtcagctacacacgttacaCCTCTCATACAATCACATCTCAGACAtcggagcacagcacttggctgacgccatcaacaacaacaactgtcatctacacacgttagacctctcaaacaataacatctcacacattggagcacagcacttggctgaagccatccaCAACAACAACTatcagctacgcacgttaaacctcacaacAAATCAACACATAACAAATGCAGGTAAGCAAAAGGCACGTAAATTACTTAGCGATAGTCGGTGTAAGCTTCTTCTTTAG
- the LOC136279708 gene encoding A disintegrin and metalloproteinase with thrombospondin motifs 9-like, with protein sequence MAYNTPQEFITLESGTENNFAIVYAQRLQYPSGGCSGAVQSTLYKDRGTTYFSKVRLDITTMKILSNVFTFAQTQEGKDISYGKAGDCYSSSNSGDCRKGQFKVDLRGTRLHVRDDVTWKVLVYPTSLTMQDYQKSRDGAVVFAKCGGWCGICEPSGGFIILEPLCSIPAGSLLAVNED encoded by the exons ATGGCATATAACACGCCGCAAGAGTTCATCACCCTGGAGTCTGGTACTGAGAACAACTTTGCTATTGTGTATGCCCAGAGGCTCCAATATCCTAGTGGCGGCTGCAGTGGGGCTGTGCAATCAACTCTGTACAAAGATCGAGGCACTACTTACTTCAGCAAAGTGCGCCTTGATATAACAACCATGAAAATTCTAAGCAATGTTTTCACATTTGCGCAGACGCAGGAGGGTAAAGACATCTCATATGGCAAAGCTGGGGATTGTTATTCGTCTTCTAACTCCGGTGACTGCCGTAAGGGTCAGTTTAAGGTTGATTTGAGAGGGACGAGACTTCACGTTCGGGACGATGTGACCTGGAAAGTTTTGGTATACCCGACTAGTTTGACGATGCAGGACTACCAGAAGTCGCGTGATGGTGCAGTGGTGTTTGCCAAGTGTGGAGGTTGGTGTGGTATATGTGAGCCGTCAGGGGGATTTATCATACTGGAGCCTCTGTGTTCCATTCCTGCTG GTTCCTTACTGGCTGTGAATGAAGACTGA